CACGTGCAGCCGATCGTCGGCGTCCAGCCGGCCGAGGTCGCCGGTGCGCAGCCGGCCGGCGCCGTCGAGCGCCGCCTCCGTGAGGTCCGGGCGCAGCCGGTACCCGCGGAACACGGTAGGCCCGCCCAGCCGGATCCGGCCGTCCGGGTCGATGCCCACCTCCACGCCGTCCAGCGGCACGCCGTCGTAGACGCAGCCGCCGCAGGTCTCGCTCATCCCGTAGGTCGTCACCACGGCGACGCCGGCCGAGCGAGCCCGGTCCAGCAGCGCCGGGGCGGCGGCCGCCCCTCCGAGCAGGACGGCGTCGAACCCGGTGAGGTCGGTGCCCGCGTCCAGCAGCAGCCGCAGCTGGGCCGGGACCAGCGACACGTACCGCGGTGCGTCGTCGGGCAGCCCGGCCGCCGCCGCCGCGAACCGGTCGGGGTCGAACCGGCCGGTGCGGTCCACCGCGACCGGCTCGGTCCCCGCGTCCAGCGAGCGGGCCAGCACCATGAGGCCGGCCACGTGCGTGGGCGGCAGCGCCAGCAGCCAGCTGCCCGGCCCGCCCAGCCGGTCGTGGGTGGCCCGCGCCGAGGCACGCACGGCGGCCGCCGTGAGCAGCGCGCCCTTGGGCTCGCCGGTCGACCCCGACGTCGGCACCACGAGGGCGACCTCGGGATCCTCGACCGTGCGGTCCGGCCGCAGGGCCGCGAGCAGCGCCTCGACGACCGCGGGCGGCCCCGGCGGCAGCGGCAGCAGCGGCGGGCCGCCGGCCAGCGCCGCGGCCAGGGCCGGCAGGACGGCGTCGACGACCTCCGGCCCGCTCGGGACGGTGACCGTGCGCACGGCTAGAAGTACCAGGGGAACGGGCTCCAGTCGGGCGCGCGTCGCTGCAGGAACGAGTCGCGGCCCTCGACGGCCTCGTCGGTCATGTACGCCAGGCGGGTCGCCTCGCCGGCGAACAGCTGCTGCCCGACTAGGCCGTCGTCCGCGAGGTTGAACGCGTACTTCAGCATCCGCACCGCCGTGGGGCTCTTGCGGTTGACCTCGGCGGCCCACTCCAGGGCGACCCGCTCCAGGTCCTCGTGCGGGACGGCCGCGTTCACCATCCCCATGCGCACCGCCGTCTCGGCGTCGTAGGCCTGGCCCAGGAAGAAGATCTCCCTGGCCACCTTCTGGCCGACCTGGCGGGCCAGGTAGGCCGAGCCGTAGCCGCCGTCGAAGCTGCCGACGTCCGCGTCGGTCTGCTTGAACCGGGCGTTCTCGCGGCTGGCCAGGGTCAGGTCGCACACCACGTGCAGGCTGTGGCCGCCGCCGGCGGCCCAGCCCGGCACCACGGCGATGACCACCTTGGGCATGAACCGGATCAGCCGCTGCACCTCGAGGATGTGCAGCCGGCCAGCCCGGGCCGGGTCGATCGACTCGGCCGTGTCGCCGTCGGCGTAGCGGTAGCCGTCGCGGCCGCGAATCCGCTGGTCGCCGCCCGAGCAGAACGCCCGGACGCCGTCCTTGGGGGAGGGCCCGTTGCCGGTGAGCAGCACGCAGCCCACGTCCGGCGTCATGCGGGCGTGGTCGAGGACCCGGTACAGCTCGTCGACGGTCTGCGGGCGGAACGCGTTGCGCACCTCGGGCCGGTCGAAGGCGATCCGCACGGTGCCCTGGTCCAGGCCGTCGGCATGGTGCCGGTGGTAGGTCACATCGGTCAGGTCGAAGCCCTCGACCGCGCGCCACGCGGTGGCGTCGAACAGCTCGGAGATCACGTCCGCGAGGATAGGCGCATGGCGCCCGTGTACACGTTCGCGATTCCGATGCGGACGCGCTTTCGCGGCATCACCGTGCGCGAGGGCGTGCTGTTCCAGGGCCCGGCCGGCTGGGGGGAGTTCTCCCCGTTCTGGGACTACGGGCCGACCGAGTGCGCGCCGTGGCTGGCCGCGGCCCGGGAGGCCGCCGACCTCGGCTGGCCGGCCCCGGTCCGCGACCGGGTGCCGGTCAACGTCACCGTGCCCGCTGTGGGCCCCGAGCGGGCCATGGCCGTGGTGCGCGCCTCCGGCGGCTGCCGCACGGCCAAGGTGAAGGTGGCCGAGCCGGGCCAGCCCGAGGGCGCCGACCTCGAGCGGGTCGAGGCGGTGCGCGCGGCACTGGGCCCGGACGGCCAGATCCGGGTCGACGCGAACGGCGCGTGGGACGTCGACACCGCCGTCCGGCTGATCCGGCTGCTCGACCGGGTCGGCCTGGAGTACGTCGAGCAGCCCTGCCGGACCGTCGAGGAGCTGGCCGAGGTGCGCCGCCGGGTGGACGTGCCGATCGCGGCCGACGAGTCGATCCGCCGGGCTGAGGACCCGCTACGGGTGGCCCGGCTGGCGGCTGCGGACATCGCGGTGCTCAAGGTGCAGCCGCTGGGCGGGGTGCGCGCCTGCCTCGAGCTGGCCGAGCGAAGCGGCCTGCCCGTGGTCGTGTCGTCGGCCCTGGAGACGTCGGTGGGCCTGGCCGCCGGGGTGGCGCTGGCCGCCGCGCTGCCCGAGCTGCCGTTCGCCTGCGGGCTGGCCACGACCCAGCTGCTCCGAGGGGACCTGGTGCCCGACCCGTTCGTGCCCGTCGACGGCGCGCTGCGGGTGCGCCGCCCCGAGCCGACGGCGCATTTGCTCGCGGCGGCCGCGGCGGACCACGAGACGGCTGGCCGGTGGCGGGCCAGGATGGGCGCCGTGGACTCCGAGGCGGACTGGCGCGGCACGGGCGGCACCGAGTGAACCCCTCGACCGCGCTGGCCACGGTCCTCGTCGACGAGCTGGTCCGCGGCGGCGTCCGGGAGGCGGTGCTCTCACCCGGGTCCCGGTCGGCGCCGTTGGCGTTCGCGCTGCACGCGGCCGACGCAGCCGGGCGGCTGCGCCTGCACATGCGCATCGACGAGCGCTCGGCCGGGTTCCTCGCGCTGGGGCTGGCCAAGGCGTCGGGCCGTCCGGTGCCCGTCGTCACCACCTCGGGGACGGCGACGGCGAACCTGCACCCCGCCGTCCTCGAGGCGTCCGAGGCCGGCGTCCCGCTGGTCCTGCTGACGGCGGACCGGCCGCCGGAGCTGCGGGCCACCGGCGCCAACCAGACGGTCGGCCAGGTCGGCCTGTACGGGTCGGCCGTGCGGCTGTTCCACGAGG
The sequence above is a segment of the Actinomycetes bacterium genome. Coding sequences within it:
- the menE gene encoding o-succinylbenzoate--CoA ligase; this encodes MRTVTVPSGPEVVDAVLPALAAALAGGPPLLPLPPGPPAVVEALLAALRPDRTVEDPEVALVVPTSGSTGEPKGALLTAAAVRASARATHDRLGGPGSWLLALPPTHVAGLMVLARSLDAGTEPVAVDRTGRFDPDRFAAAAAGLPDDAPRYVSLVPAQLRLLLDAGTDLTGFDAVLLGGAAAAPALLDRARSAGVAVVTTYGMSETCGGCVYDGVPLDGVEVGIDPDGRIRLGGPTVFRGYRLRPDLTEAALDGAGRLRTGDLGRLDADDRLHVLGRADDVIVTGGVNVPAAAVEAAVAAHPAVGACVAVGIPDDVWGERVAVAVLPERGADPPDLARLRAFVADRLEPAAQPRVLMLVEAIPLLPSGKPDKDAVRTLIGGTDEQEGR
- a CDS encoding 1,4-dihydroxy-2-naphthoyl-CoA synthase encodes the protein MISELFDATAWRAVEGFDLTDVTYHRHHADGLDQGTVRIAFDRPEVRNAFRPQTVDELYRVLDHARMTPDVGCVLLTGNGPSPKDGVRAFCSGGDQRIRGRDGYRYADGDTAESIDPARAGRLHILEVQRLIRFMPKVVIAVVPGWAAGGGHSLHVVCDLTLASRENARFKQTDADVGSFDGGYGSAYLARQVGQKVAREIFFLGQAYDAETAVRMGMVNAAVPHEDLERVALEWAAEVNRKSPTAVRMLKYAFNLADDGLVGQQLFAGEATRLAYMTDEAVEGRDSFLQRRAPDWSPFPWYF
- a CDS encoding o-succinylbenzoate synthase yields the protein MAPVYTFAIPMRTRFRGITVREGVLFQGPAGWGEFSPFWDYGPTECAPWLAAAREAADLGWPAPVRDRVPVNVTVPAVGPERAMAVVRASGGCRTAKVKVAEPGQPEGADLERVEAVRAALGPDGQIRVDANGAWDVDTAVRLIRLLDRVGLEYVEQPCRTVEELAEVRRRVDVPIAADESIRRAEDPLRVARLAAADIAVLKVQPLGGVRACLELAERSGLPVVVSSALETSVGLAAGVALAAALPELPFACGLATTQLLRGDLVPDPFVPVDGALRVRRPEPTAHLLAAAAADHETAGRWRARMGAVDSEADWRGTGGTE